Proteins from a single region of Streptomyces glaucescens:
- a CDS encoding hemolysin family protein, whose translation MSVPLLLLAAAFLLILANGFFVAAEFGLVTVERPEAEKAAAEGDRRAVRVVASLKELSFQLSGTQLGITITSLIVGMLAQPALAQLLDGPLTALGVPEGAVSAVAVAVGMLLASAVQMVVGELVPKNWAVSRPMQVARFVAGPQHVFARLFRPVIAGLNDVANRLVRALGFEPAEELASARTPGELVSLARHSARAGALEQDTADLFVRTLSLGELTAQHVMTPRVKVSALQSSATAEDVVNLTRATGLSRFPVYRERIDEVVGMVHLKDALAIPAHERLRTPVPRIARPALLVPETLPVRPLLARLRSEQPIAVVVDEYGGTAGVVTLEDIVEEIVGEVRDEHDGHGTPELAPAPPEDGRPAWDVDGSCRVDTLLRIGLDVPEGPYETVAGLVADLLGRIPAVGDRAELPGWRLVVRRVGHYRAERVRLVRTAPVPEAAR comes from the coding sequence ATGAGCGTCCCCCTGCTGCTCCTGGCAGCCGCGTTCCTGCTGATCCTGGCCAACGGATTCTTCGTGGCGGCGGAGTTCGGCCTGGTGACGGTCGAGCGCCCCGAGGCCGAGAAGGCCGCCGCCGAGGGCGACCGACGGGCCGTCCGGGTCGTCGCCTCCCTCAAGGAGCTGTCCTTCCAGCTCTCCGGCACCCAGCTCGGCATCACCATCACCTCCCTGATCGTCGGCATGCTCGCCCAGCCGGCCCTCGCCCAGCTGCTCGACGGGCCGCTCACGGCTCTCGGCGTCCCCGAGGGCGCGGTGTCCGCGGTGGCCGTCGCCGTCGGCATGCTGCTCGCCTCCGCGGTGCAGATGGTCGTCGGCGAACTCGTCCCCAAGAACTGGGCGGTGTCCCGCCCGATGCAGGTCGCGCGGTTCGTCGCCGGCCCGCAGCACGTCTTCGCCCGTCTGTTCCGCCCGGTCATCGCCGGGCTGAACGACGTCGCCAACCGGCTCGTCCGCGCGCTGGGCTTCGAGCCCGCCGAGGAGCTGGCCTCGGCCCGCACGCCCGGCGAACTGGTCTCCCTCGCCCGCCACTCGGCGCGGGCCGGCGCCCTGGAGCAGGACACCGCGGACCTCTTCGTGCGCACCCTGTCCCTCGGCGAGCTGACCGCGCAGCACGTGATGACGCCGCGCGTGAAGGTCAGCGCCCTCCAGTCGTCGGCGACCGCCGAGGACGTGGTCAACCTGACCCGGGCCACCGGCCTGTCCCGCTTCCCCGTCTACCGGGAGCGGATCGACGAGGTGGTCGGCATGGTCCACCTCAAGGACGCCCTCGCGATCCCCGCCCACGAGCGGCTGCGCACCCCGGTCCCGCGCATCGCCCGCCCGGCCCTGCTCGTCCCCGAGACCCTGCCCGTGCGGCCGCTGCTGGCCCGGCTGCGCAGCGAGCAGCCGATCGCGGTGGTCGTCGACGAGTACGGCGGCACGGCCGGGGTCGTCACCCTGGAGGACATCGTCGAGGAGATCGTCGGCGAGGTCCGTGACGAGCACGACGGTCACGGCACACCCGAACTCGCGCCCGCCCCGCCGGAGGACGGCCGGCCCGCCTGGGACGTCGACGGCAGCTGCCGGGTCGACACCCTGCTCCGGATCGGCCTGGACGTGCCCGAGGGCCCGTACGAGACCGTCGCCGGGCTCGTCGCCGACCTGCTCGGCCGGATCCCGGCCGTCGGCGACCGGGCGGAACTGCCCGGCTGGCGGCTCGTCGTGCGCCGGGTCGGCCACTACCGCGCGGAACGCGTCCGCCTGGTACGCACCGCCCCCGTACCGGAGGCCGCCCGATGA
- a CDS encoding PH domain-containing protein produces MSDPVPLPELPVTFRPTRTRAVLHTAAAAIFVTVSLVALLLERLSPAEKLSFVFTAALLAWVLLRLARPKVVAEESGVTVVNFGSVRRLEWAQIVQVNLRVGDPWAFLDLSDGTSLAAIGIQPGIAKDQAIAQARTLRALVEARTGQSRG; encoded by the coding sequence ATGTCGGATCCCGTACCTCTCCCCGAGCTCCCGGTCACCTTCCGGCCCACCCGGACGCGGGCCGTGCTGCACACCGCCGCCGCCGCGATCTTCGTCACGGTGTCGCTGGTCGCGCTGCTGCTGGAGCGCCTCAGCCCGGCCGAGAAGCTGAGCTTCGTGTTCACCGCCGCCCTGCTGGCCTGGGTGCTGCTGCGGCTGGCGCGCCCCAAGGTCGTCGCCGAGGAGTCCGGCGTGACCGTCGTCAACTTCGGCAGCGTCCGCCGGCTGGAGTGGGCGCAGATCGTCCAGGTCAACCTGAGGGTCGGCGACCCCTGGGCGTTCCTCGACCTCAGCGACGGCACCAGCCTGGCGGCCATCGGCATCCAGCCGGGCATCGCCAAGGACCAGGCCATTGCCCAGGCCCGCACCCTGAGGGCGCTGGTGGAGGCCCGTACCGGGCAGTCCCGGGGCTGA
- the hisG gene encoding ATP phosphoribosyltransferase, protein MLRIAVPNKGSLSGPAAEMLHEAGYQQRRESKELRIVDPENEVEFFYLRPRDIAIYVSSGRLDIGITGRDLLIDSGANAEEILPLGFARSTFRYAAKPGTADGVADLAGRTVATSYEGIVAKHLADHGVDASVVHLDGAVETAIELGVAEVIADVVETGTSLRNAGLEVFGEPIMKSEAIVIRRTGADAEEPKVQQFLRRLQGVLVARTYVMMDYDCRVEQLEKAVALTPGLESPTISPLHNEGWVAVRAMVPAKDAQRIMDDLYSIGARAILTTAIHACRL, encoded by the coding sequence ATGCTGCGCATCGCCGTTCCCAACAAGGGTTCACTCTCCGGCCCTGCGGCGGAGATGCTGCATGAGGCCGGCTACCAGCAGCGCCGCGAGTCCAAGGAACTGCGGATCGTCGACCCGGAGAACGAGGTCGAGTTCTTCTACCTCCGCCCCCGCGACATCGCGATCTACGTCTCCTCCGGCCGCCTCGACATCGGCATCACCGGCCGTGACCTGCTGATCGACTCGGGCGCCAACGCCGAGGAGATCCTGCCGCTCGGCTTCGCCCGCTCCACGTTCCGCTACGCCGCCAAGCCGGGCACCGCCGACGGTGTCGCGGACCTCGCGGGCCGCACGGTCGCCACCTCCTACGAGGGGATCGTCGCCAAGCACCTCGCCGACCACGGCGTCGACGCCTCCGTCGTCCACCTGGACGGCGCCGTCGAGACCGCGATCGAGCTGGGGGTCGCCGAGGTCATCGCCGACGTCGTGGAGACCGGCACCAGCCTGCGCAACGCGGGCCTGGAGGTCTTCGGCGAGCCGATCATGAAGTCCGAGGCGATCGTCATCCGCCGCACCGGCGCCGACGCCGAGGAACCGAAGGTGCAGCAGTTCCTGCGCCGCCTCCAGGGCGTCCTGGTCGCCCGGACGTACGTGATGATGGACTACGACTGCCGGGTCGAGCAGCTGGAGAAGGCCGTCGCCCTCACCCCGGGCCTGGAGTCGCCGACCATCTCGCCGCTGCACAACGAGGGCTGGGTCGCCGTCCGCGCCATGGTGCCCGCGAAGGACGCCCAGCGCATCATGGACGACCTGTACTCCATCGGGGCGCGGGCCATCCTGACGACGGCCATCCACGCCTGCCGGCTCTGA
- a CDS encoding phosphoribosyl-ATP diphosphatase, with amino-acid sequence MSKKTFEELFTELQHKAAHGDPASSRTAELVGKGVHAIGKKVVEEAAEVWMAAEYEGKEAAAEEISQLLYHVQVMMVARGISLDDVYAHL; translated from the coding sequence ATGTCCAAGAAGACGTTCGAGGAGCTCTTCACCGAGCTCCAGCACAAGGCCGCCCACGGCGATCCCGCCTCGTCCCGCACCGCTGAGCTGGTCGGGAAGGGCGTCCATGCCATCGGCAAGAAGGTCGTCGAGGAGGCCGCCGAGGTGTGGATGGCCGCCGAGTACGAGGGCAAGGAGGCGGCCGCCGAGGAGATCTCGCAGCTGCTGTACCACGTCCAGGTGATGATGGTCGCCCGCGGGATCTCCCTGGACGACGTCTACGCCCATCTGTAA
- the ribH gene encoding 6,7-dimethyl-8-ribityllumazine synthase: protein MSGKGAPELSVRNVGDLRVAVVAAQWHQKVMDGLVDGALRALHDLGIDEPTLLRVPGSWELPVVAKVLAGRGYDAIVALGVVIRGGTPHFDYVCQGVTQGLTQVSVDTGVPVGFGLLTCDNEEQALDRAGLEGSSEDKGHEAVTAAVATAATLRSVSEPWR, encoded by the coding sequence GTGAGCGGCAAGGGCGCACCGGAGCTGTCCGTACGCAATGTGGGTGACCTGCGGGTCGCCGTCGTCGCGGCGCAGTGGCACCAGAAGGTGATGGACGGACTCGTGGACGGCGCCCTGCGCGCCCTGCACGACCTGGGCATCGACGAGCCGACCCTGCTGCGGGTCCCCGGCAGCTGGGAGCTCCCTGTCGTCGCCAAGGTGCTCGCCGGGCGCGGCTACGACGCGATCGTGGCCCTCGGCGTCGTCATCCGCGGCGGCACCCCCCACTTCGACTACGTGTGCCAGGGCGTCACCCAGGGCCTCACCCAGGTCTCCGTCGACACCGGCGTCCCCGTCGGCTTCGGTCTGCTCACCTGTGACAACGAGGAGCAGGCCCTGGACCGTGCGGGCCTGGAGGGCTCCAGCGAGGACAAGGGGCACGAGGCGGTCACCGCGGCGGTCGCCACGGCGGCCACCCTGCGTTCAGTATCCGAACCCTGGCGGTAG
- a CDS encoding bifunctional 3,4-dihydroxy-2-butanone-4-phosphate synthase/GTP cyclohydrolase II, giving the protein MTTAPLLHGPDDLEDLALDPVEQAIADIAAGRPVVVVDDEDRENEGDLVIAAEKATPEIVAFMMSECRGLICAPMEGDELDRLQLPQMVADNTESMQTAFTVSVDASGAHGVTTGISAADRATTLRLLAGGTAGPADFVRPGHVFPLRARPGGVLARNGHTEAAVDLARLAGLRPAGAIVEIAGEDGRMLRLPELIPFARKHGLTIISIEDLIAYRRSAEPTVRREAEVHLPTRHGTFTAYGYRSTVDGVEHVALVHGEIGDGTDLLVRMHSECLTGDVFHSLRCDCGPQLEASLERIQAAGRGVVVYLRGHEGRGIGLLSKLRAYELQERGRDTLDANLELGLPADARDYGAGARILTDLGVRSVRLMTNNPEKSDALARHGIEVVEREPMPVTAGEHNLRYLRTKRDRMGHDLPWLDGPAVPASAATCGDQ; this is encoded by the coding sequence ATGACCACGGCCCCCCTGCTCCACGGCCCCGACGACCTCGAGGACCTCGCCCTCGACCCCGTCGAACAGGCCATCGCCGACATCGCGGCGGGCCGCCCGGTCGTGGTCGTCGACGACGAGGACCGCGAGAACGAGGGCGACCTCGTCATCGCCGCCGAGAAGGCCACCCCCGAGATCGTCGCCTTCATGATGAGCGAGTGCCGCGGCCTGATCTGCGCCCCCATGGAGGGCGACGAACTCGACCGGCTCCAGCTCCCGCAGATGGTCGCGGACAACACCGAGTCGATGCAGACCGCCTTCACCGTCTCCGTCGACGCCTCCGGCGCGCACGGCGTGACCACCGGCATCTCGGCCGCCGACCGGGCCACCACCCTCCGGCTGCTGGCCGGCGGCACCGCCGGGCCCGCCGACTTCGTCCGCCCCGGTCACGTCTTCCCGCTGCGCGCCCGGCCCGGCGGCGTGCTGGCCCGCAACGGCCACACCGAGGCGGCCGTCGACCTCGCCCGGCTCGCGGGCCTGCGCCCGGCCGGCGCCATCGTGGAGATCGCCGGCGAGGACGGCCGGATGCTGCGGCTGCCCGAGCTGATCCCGTTCGCCCGCAAGCACGGCCTGACGATCATCTCCATCGAGGATCTGATCGCCTACCGGCGCAGCGCGGAACCCACAGTCCGCCGGGAGGCCGAGGTCCACCTGCCGACCCGGCACGGCACCTTCACCGCGTACGGCTACCGCTCCACCGTCGACGGCGTCGAGCACGTCGCCCTGGTCCACGGCGAGATCGGGGACGGCACGGACCTGCTGGTCCGGATGCACTCCGAATGCCTCACCGGCGACGTCTTCCACTCCCTGCGCTGCGACTGCGGCCCCCAGCTGGAGGCCTCCCTGGAGCGCATCCAGGCCGCCGGCCGCGGCGTGGTGGTCTACCTGCGCGGACACGAGGGCCGCGGCATCGGGCTGCTGTCCAAGCTGCGCGCCTACGAGCTCCAGGAGCGCGGGCGCGACACCCTCGACGCCAACCTCGAGCTGGGCCTGCCCGCCGACGCCCGCGACTACGGCGCCGGCGCCCGCATCCTGACGGACCTCGGCGTGCGCAGCGTCCGCCTGATGACCAACAACCCCGAGAAGTCCGACGCCCTCGCCCGCCACGGCATCGAGGTCGTCGAGCGCGAGCCGATGCCCGTCACCGCGGGCGAGCACAACCTCCGCTACCTGCGCACCAAGCGGGACCGGATGGGCCACGACCTGCCCTGGCTGGACGGCCCGGCGGTGCCGGCCTCCGCGGCCACCTGCGGCGACCAGTAG
- a CDS encoding nicotinamide mononucleotide transporter family protein, which produces MNWLNSEAFSLFGQRILWSDMVGNIFGLAALALGWRRSLWTWPVQFVSGVILFAAFYGHLAGSAGKQVVVMAVALWGWWQWTRGKGRSDDGQISVRFATWGERAAMLGAAALGTVAVALFFKANPTLSWDPWPDAYIFVGTIVAMYAQARGMVEFWFAWLLVDLVGVPLNFTNGYAFSGFVYVIYGALVLWGLRDWWLRSRRSGQPVPEGAPA; this is translated from the coding sequence GTGAACTGGCTCAACTCCGAGGCGTTCAGCCTCTTCGGCCAGCGCATCCTCTGGTCGGACATGGTCGGCAACATCTTCGGCCTGGCCGCCCTCGCCCTCGGCTGGCGGCGCTCCCTGTGGACCTGGCCGGTGCAGTTCGTCTCCGGCGTCATCCTCTTCGCGGCCTTCTACGGCCACCTCGCCGGCAGCGCCGGGAAGCAGGTCGTCGTGATGGCCGTCGCCCTCTGGGGCTGGTGGCAGTGGACGCGCGGCAAGGGCCGCTCGGACGACGGCCAGATCTCCGTGCGGTTCGCCACCTGGGGCGAGCGCGCCGCGATGCTCGGCGCCGCCGCCCTCGGCACGGTCGCCGTGGCCCTGTTCTTCAAGGCCAACCCGACCCTGTCCTGGGACCCCTGGCCGGACGCCTACATCTTCGTCGGCACCATCGTCGCGATGTACGCCCAGGCGCGCGGCATGGTCGAGTTCTGGTTCGCCTGGCTGCTCGTCGACCTCGTCGGCGTACCCCTCAACTTCACCAACGGCTACGCCTTCTCCGGCTTCGTCTACGTCATCTACGGCGCGCTCGTCCTGTGGGGCCTGCGCGACTGGTGGCTGCGCTCCCGCCGGTCCGGGCAGCCCGTCCCGGAAGGAGCCCCGGCATGA
- a CDS encoding riboflavin synthase → MFTGIVEELGEVTAVENLGDACRFRLRGPVVTEDAKHGDSIAVNGVCLTVVDHEGDEFTADVMAETLKRSSLGALTAGSRVNLERPTAVGARLGGHIVQGHVDGTGTVLERTPSEHWEIVRISLPADLARYVVEKGSITVDGISLTVVEAGADHFTVSLIPTTLALTTLGIKQPGDPVNLEVDVIAKYVERLLGTRGAAQ, encoded by the coding sequence GTGTTCACCGGAATCGTCGAAGAGCTGGGCGAGGTCACCGCCGTCGAGAACCTCGGCGACGCCTGTCGCTTCCGCCTGCGCGGCCCCGTCGTCACCGAGGACGCGAAGCACGGCGACTCCATCGCCGTCAACGGCGTGTGCCTGACGGTCGTCGACCACGAGGGCGACGAGTTCACCGCCGACGTCATGGCCGAGACCCTCAAGCGCTCCAGCCTGGGCGCCCTGACCGCCGGCTCCCGCGTCAACCTCGAGCGCCCCACCGCGGTCGGCGCCCGGCTCGGCGGCCACATCGTGCAGGGCCACGTCGACGGCACCGGCACCGTGCTGGAACGCACCCCGTCCGAGCACTGGGAGATCGTCAGGATCTCCCTCCCCGCCGACCTCGCCCGCTACGTCGTCGAGAAGGGCTCCATCACCGTCGACGGCATCAGCCTCACCGTCGTCGAAGCCGGAGCCGACCACTTCACGGTCAGCCTCATCCCGACCACCCTCGCCCTGACCACGCTCGGCATCAAGCAGCCCGGCGACCCGGTCAACCTCGAGGTGGACGTCATCGCCAAGTACGTCGAGCGGCTGCTCGGCACCCGGGGGGCCGCACAGTGA